The Candidatus Desulfofervidus auxilii genomic sequence GCCAGAAACATTGATAGAAAGTGAACTTTTTGGACATGAAAAGGGAGCATTTAGTGGGGCTTATACAACCAAAAAAGGACAATTTGAACTTGCTGATGGAGGAACTATATTTTTAGATGAAATATCTGAGTTAAATTTACATTTGCAGGCAAAACTTTTGAGAGTGCTTCAAGAAGGAGAATTTTATCGTGTGGGAGGAACAAAGCCAATAAGAGTAAATATAAGGATTATTGCTGCTACTAATCAAAATCTAGAAGAAGCAATGAAAAAAAATGCCTTTCGTGAAGATCTATATTATCGTCTTAATGTATTTCCTATTTATCTTCCACCATTAAGAGAAAGACGAACAGATATTTTGCTTTTAGCTGAACATTTTCTTGAAGAGTTTAACAAAAAATATAATAAACAAATTAGGCGTATTTCTACTCCTGCTATTGATCTTTTAGTTAAATATCATTGGCCAGGAAATGTGAGAGAATTAAAAAATTGTATAGAAAGGGCAGTAATTATTTGTGATGAAAATGTCATTCGTTGTTATCACCTTCCACCTACTTTACAAACAGCTGAAAGTACTCAGACTCAAAAAGGAAATTCTTTAAAACTTGCAGTAGAAAATCTTGAAAGAGAAATGATTATTGAAGCACTCAAAGTAACTAAAGGTAATTGTTCTCAGGCAGCCAAACGATTAGATACAACCTTACGTATTTTAAATTACAAAATAAAAAAATATGGCATTGATCCTTCCATGTTTAAAATAAAAATTTAATGCTTGTTTGACTTGAAAACAAAATATCCAGCCAATCAATTTCAATCTAAAATATTTTACAAAATTGTAAACCAAATTTTAAATTTAACAATTTTGTTTTTATGCTATCCAGCAAAAATCTCTAAATAAATTTCTAATTTATCTAGCTATCTTTAAAATTAACAGGTAAAATCACAGATTAGGATTAAGGACATGGAAAAAAATAAACAAAAAGGAGCACAAATGTTAGTTCCTACTATTATTATGGCCTTTTTGACTTTGGTGTTAATTTACATTGGCTACCGCAAAGGAGATGGGGAATATATTTTAGGCTTGAAAGCAGGTTTTAATCTTATGATTGAAGTTTTACCTCTTTTATTTTTTTCTTTTTTAGTTGCAGGTTTAATTCAAGTAGTCATTCCTGAGACAGTTATTTCTAAGTGGATTGGAGAAGAAGCTGGTATTAAAGGTATACTTCTAGCAGCCTTAGCTGGGTTTCTTATTCCTGGAGGCCCCTATCTGGTATTACCTATTTTAGCAGGTTTGTTGTATCAAGGATTAAGTATAGGCAGTGCTATGGCCTTTTACACAGCCAAATTTTTGTGTGGTTTTTCACGATTGCCTATAGAAATAGCTATTCTAGGTTGGAAATTTATCCTTGTACGCATTGTTATTACTTCTTTTTTTCCTATTTTAGCAGGAATAATGACGAATATATTATTTGGAAGATTTTTCAAGTAGGGTGTTTATGTTAGTTATAAATTGACAAAAATGTAAAATAATTTTAAAAGGGGTTGCCAGAATTAAAGAAAGTGATATGATTGCAAGCCGATATGAAATCGAAAAATAGTCATCAAAATTCCGCCAAGCAGAAAGAAAAAAATTATAAACTGCGTTTTCCTGATTTTCTTATCTATAGGGATGAATTAAGGTGTAATAATTGTAAGCTTTGTATAAAGGAATGCTCTTATGGTGTTCATTATTATGATAAGAAATTAAAGAGGGTGCTTTCGGATGAGATGAAGTGTGTTGGATGTAAGCGCTGTGAAGCGATGTGTCCTAATAATGCATTGATTATTCGGAGGAATTCTTTTTCTTTTAGGGAGAATGCACTTTGGACAGAGACATATATAAAAAACATATACAAGCAAGCTGAGACAGGTGGGGTATTGCTTACTGGTGCAGGTAATCCTTTACCTTATCCGATTTATTGGGACAAGATGCTTTTAGATGCCTGTCAGGTGACAAATCCTTCAATTGACCCATTAAGGGAGCCGATGGAGATAAGGACATTTTTGGGGAGGAAGCCAGATGCATTAGAGGTGGATAAAGAGGGGGATAGATACTCTTTAAAGACGACATTATCTCCTCAAATTGTAATTGATTATCCTATTTTATTTGCTGCCATGTCATATGGTGCATTGAATTTGAATGTTCATCGTGCTTTAGCTAGGGCGGCGGAGGAACTAAACACACTTTACAACACAGGTGAAGGGGGTTTACATCCTGAGCTTTACAAATATGGAAAGCATACGATTGTGCAATGTGCTTCTGGCAGATTTGGTGTTCATCCTAGGTATTTGAAAGCTGGAGTAGCGATAGAAATAAAGATTGGTCAGGGTGCGAAGCCAGGTATTGGAGGTCATTTACCAGGGGAGAAGGTGGATGAAGAGATTTCTATGACAAGGATGATACCAGTAGGTACAGATGCACTTTCACCAGCGCCTCATCATGACATATACTCTATAGAGGATTTAAAGCAGCTTATATATGCTTTAAAGGAAGCAACAAATTATGAAAAATTAGTGTTTGTCAAGATTGCTGCTGTGCACAATGTAGCGGCGATTGCCAGTGGGATTGTGAGGGCAGGTGCGGATGTTATTGTGATTGATGGGTTTAGGGGTGGTACTGGAGCTGCTCCGACGATGATAAGGGATCATGTAGGGATTCCTGTTGAGTTAGCATTAGCGGCTGTAGATGAGAGATTGAGGAAGGAGGGGATAAGGAATCAGATTTCTATAATTGTTTCTGGAGGTATTAGGTGTAGTGCTGATGTTGTGAAGGCAATTGCTTTGGGTGCGGATGCTGTTTATATTGGGACGGCTGCTTTAATTGCGCTTGGTTGTACATTATGTCAGCATTGTTATACAGGGAAATGTCCTTGGGGTATAGCTACAAATGATCCTAAATTAAGGAAGAGGATAAAACCTGAGGAGGCAGCTAAAAGATTAGTAAATTTAGTTAAGGCATGGGGTCATGAGATTAAGGAGATGTTAGGTGCGATGGGGATAAATGCATTAGAAAGTCTTAGGGGAAATAGGGAGAGGCTTAGAGGGATTGGTCTTAATGAAAAGGAACTTTCTATTTTAGGAATAAAACATGCAGGTGAGTAAAGAAATTTCTGGTTGTGGATTAACTGGTTTTTTACATAAAAAAGGAAAAAAAATTTCAGGGGATTTGATTGTAACTTCCATTGCCAATATGCATGAAAGAGGAAGTGGTCTTGGAGGTGGGTTTGCTGCTTATGGTATTTATCCTGAATATAGCGATTATTATGCTTTGCATATTATGTATGAAGATAATCTGGCAAAAAAGGAAACAGAATCACTTTTAAAGGAAAATTTATATATTGCTTATGAAGAGGTCATTCCACAAAGGAAAAATCGTTTTGTTTCAAATCCTCCTGTTCTTAAAAGATACTTTGTTAAATCAAAATCTTCATCCTCTCCTGATGATGAAATTGTTAAAGAGGTAATGAAAATAAATTTATATATTAAAGGAGCCTTTGTATTTTCTAGTGGAAAAAATATGGGAGTGTTTAAAGGTGTAGGATTTGCTGAAGATATAGCTGATTTTTTTAAAATAGATGAATATAAAGGTTATATCTGGATTGCTCATACTAGGTTTCCTACTAATACCCCAGGCTGGTGGGGTGGTGCTCATCCTTTTTCTCTTTTAGATTGGGCTATTGTGCACAATGGTGAGCTTTCTTCTTATGGGATAAATAAAAGATATATAGAAATGTTTGGCTATCATTGCTGTCTTTTAACTGATACTGAAGTTGTAGCCTATCTTTTAGATTTACTTATAAGAAGACATAAATTGCCTTTAGAAATAGCTTGTAAGATTTTAGCTCCTCCTTTTTGGGATGAAATTGAACGTATGCCAGAAGAAGAGAAAAAATTATATACAACTTTACGTGTAGTTTATGGAAGTGCCCTTTTAAATGGGCCTTTTGCTATTCTTTTTTCTTTTAAAGATGGATTAGTTGGTTTAAATGATAGGATAAAATTACGCCCGCTTGTTTGTGCAGAAACAGAAGATATGGTTTTTATGGCTTCAGAAGAGTGTGCCATAAGAGCTATTTGTAAAGAAGAAGCTAATATTTATGTTCCTAAAGCCGGAGAAGCAGTTATAGCGAGATTGGGAAATGCTTGAGGTTGATGCAAAGGGTTTTGATTATAAAGATTTAAACAGACTTATTAGAAAAAAGGTAGCAGAAGGAGAGAGACATTTTATTTTAAGACATGTAAATGGTCAAAGGTATGTAGGTGCAGGTATAGAGGAGAAGATAAAGATTGAGATATACGGTACACCTGGTCAGGATTTAGGTACATTTATGCAAGGCCCAGAGATTGTGGTTTATGGTAATGCACAGGATGGTGTAGGCAACACTATGGATGATGGGAAGATTATTGTTCATGGTTTAGCTGGTGATATTGTTGGATATGCTATGAGGGGTGGCAGGATTCATATATTAGGAGATGTCGGATATCGTGCAGGGATACACATGAAGGGTTTTGATAAGAAAAATCCTGTTATTATTATTGGTGGTTGTGCTGGAGGTTTTTTAGGTGAGTATATGGCTGGTGGGATAATTATTGTTTTGGGTTTTAATAAGAAGGGGTCGATTGCTGGGATGTGTCTTGGTACGGGTATGCATGGTGGAGTAATTTATGTTCGTGGTAAGGTTGATACTTTTTATTTAGGGGAGGGTGCTGTTTTAAAGGATATAGAAGAAAAGGATTATAAGTTACTTAGAAAATTGCTTAAGGAATATTGTGAAGATTTTTCTTTTGAATTAGAAAAGATTTTTGATCATCCATTTCAAAAGATTGTTCCTGCTTCTTCCCGTCCTTATGGACAGCTTTACACGACTTAAAAATCTTTTATTGGGCCTATAAGACTTAATACATAGCCTTTTTTAGCAAGATATTTTTTTATCACCTTTATAATATCTTCTTTTGTTACTCTTTTTATGTTTTCTATGTAAAGCTCATCATAATTATATCCTAGACCATAACGCTCATTTAAAGCCATAGAAATAGCTTGTTGACTATTAGTTTGTAAGCCAATTAAAAATTGACCAAGTACGTATTCTTTAGCATTTTCTACTTCTTCTTTTTTAATTCCATCTTTTATTAATTTTTCAAGTTCATTTTTTACTCCATTTATAGCTTTCTTAAGAGTATCAGGGCTAGTAGCCATATAAATACCCCAAATACCAGGTTCTATCCCTTCTCTATGAACAAAAGAAAGAGCATAAGCAAGCCCTTTTTTATCTCTTAAATTGATAAATAATCTACCACCTTGTCCAGAGAGTAAGGCATCTAAAACTGCCATAGCATATCTATCTTGACTATATAGTGTAGTAGCTAAGTTTCCTAATACAAAATGTACTTGTTCTTTAGGTAAATATTTTTTCACTATTACATCTTGTGAAGGTGGAAGAGGTGTAGGTGGTTTAAATAAATTGATTTCTTTCTTAGGCCAATTACCAAAAAGTTTTTCTACTGTAGCTAGTACTTTTTCAGTATGGACATCTCCTACTACTGCTAATACTAAATTGTTAGGAATGACATATTTTTGATAAAAATTAATTAAATCATCTCTATTGATTTTTGAGATAGTTTCCTCTGTGCCTAAGACATCCATTCCATAAGGATGATTTTGATAAAGAGCTTGATAGAAATAATAAAAAGCTAAGGAAGAAGGTCTATCTTCTTTCTGTTTGATAGCAGCAAGTAATAAAGGACGCAATTTTTCTATCTCTTCTGGATCAAAAGAGGGTTCGCATAAAATTTCTTTTATAATTGACATAGCCTCTTTAAAATAGCGAGAAAGAAAGTGAGCATTAAGACCAAAAGTATTCCATCCAGAAAATGTATCAATTTCTCCTGCCATACTTTCAATTAAATTAGCCAATTCAACAGCAGAATGTATTTTTGTGCCCCTCATTAACATTTTAGCAACAAAATTACAAATACCATTTGTTTTCTTTGTTTCTGCCCTTAATCCTCCCATAAAAACAGCAGAGATTGCAAATGTAGGTAAACGATGATTTTCTTTTATAAGCAAAGTGAGCCCATTTTTAAGAACAAACTTATGTACTTTTTTTTGAGAAATTTTTTCTTTTTCTATATACTTTGGCCAAAGCTTATATATTTCTTCTTTTTTAAGATTTAATTTTGCCTCTTCAGGTAAAACTAATACAAGGGATAGATGTTCTGGTATAAGAAATTTTTTGGTTACTTCTTTTATTTCCTCAACAGTAACATTTTTAATATCAAAAAGATATTCTTCACATTTTCTTGCGTCCCCTTCTACTACTTCAAATACCCCAAGGGTTCTAGCCCATCCTTCCATAGTTTCTTGATCAAAAATAAAATCTGCTTCTACATTCAGTTTTGCTTTTGCTAATTCTTCATTTAAAACACCTTCATGTTTTATCTTTTCAATTTGATAAAAAATCTCTTTTAGAGCTTCTTTTACATTTTTTTCATCTAATACAGCATAAATAATAAACAATCCAGGCCCCTTAGGAGTAAAAGAATGAGTAGAAATAGAATGCACAATAGGTTTTTTTAATTTTAAAGCTACTGTAAGACGAGAGCTTTCACCACCTCCCAAAATCTCTGAAAGTATATCTAAAGCATGGGCTTCTGGTGTACCACATTTTGGTATAGGAAAAGCTAGTCCTAAATAAGTTTCTTTAAAAGGTTTTTTTAAAATTTTTAAACGCATTTCACTTTGAGGTGGTTCTGTTTTTGGTTGAAAATGAACAGGTGAATGAATTTCAGGAAATGCTTTATTTAAAACCTCTTTTACCTTTTCTTCTTCTACATTGCCAACAACTACTATAACTATATTTGAAGGTTTATACCAATAATGATAATAATTTAAAAGATTTTCTCTTTTAATTGCATTTACTGTTTCTATCCATCCGATTACTGGACGACGATAGGGATGAATTTTATAAGC encodes the following:
- a CDS encoding permease, which encodes MLVPTIIMAFLTLVLIYIGYRKGDGEYILGLKAGFNLMIEVLPLLFFSFLVAGLIQVVIPETVISKWIGEEAGIKGILLAALAGFLIPGGPYLVLPILAGLLYQGLSIGSAMAFYTAKFLCGFSRLPIEIAILGWKFILVRIVITSFFPILAGIMTNILFGRFFK
- a CDS encoding insulinase family protein gives rise to the protein MVKIAQAELSLLKTMKVFNLPSGLKLIFQKNDSAKVVAIQIWVKTGSAYEDEREAGISHFIEHMVFKGTKHYQPGEIAKIIEGHGGSINAYTSFDYTVYHVVMPSEKWQIGLNILIDMVKNATFEENELEQERKVILEEIRKDHDSPFFILSNTLFSTAYKIHPYRRPVIGWIETVNAIKRENLLNYYHYWYKPSNIVIVVVGNVEEEKVKEVLNKAFPEIHSPVHFQPKTEPPQSEMRLKILKKPFKETYLGLAFPIPKCGTPEAHALDILSEILGGGESSRLTVALKLKKPIVHSISTHSFTPKGPGLFIIYAVLDEKNVKEALKEIFYQIEKIKHEGVLNEELAKAKLNVEADFIFDQETMEGWARTLGVFEVVEGDARKCEEYLFDIKNVTVEEIKEVTKKFLIPEHLSLVLVLPEEAKLNLKKEEIYKLWPKYIEKEKISQKKVHKFVLKNGLTLLIKENHRLPTFAISAVFMGGLRAETKKTNGICNFVAKMLMRGTKIHSAVELANLIESMAGEIDTFSGWNTFGLNAHFLSRYFKEAMSIIKEILCEPSFDPEEIEKLRPLLLAAIKQKEDRPSSLAFYYFYQALYQNHPYGMDVLGTEETISKINRDDLINFYQKYVIPNNLVLAVVGDVHTEKVLATVEKLFGNWPKKEINLFKPPTPLPPSQDVIVKKYLPKEQVHFVLGNLATTLYSQDRYAMAVLDALLSGQGGRLFINLRDKKGLAYALSFVHREGIEPGIWGIYMATSPDTLKKAINGVKNELEKLIKDGIKKEEVENAKEYVLGQFLIGLQTNSQQAISMALNERYGLGYNYDELYIENIKRVTKEDIIKVIKKYLAKKGYVLSLIGPIKDF
- a CDS encoding alpha-hydroxy-acid oxidizing protein — its product is MKSKNSHQNSAKQKEKNYKLRFPDFLIYRDELRCNNCKLCIKECSYGVHYYDKKLKRVLSDEMKCVGCKRCEAMCPNNALIIRRNSFSFRENALWTETYIKNIYKQAETGGVLLTGAGNPLPYPIYWDKMLLDACQVTNPSIDPLREPMEIRTFLGRKPDALEVDKEGDRYSLKTTLSPQIVIDYPILFAAMSYGALNLNVHRALARAAEELNTLYNTGEGGLHPELYKYGKHTIVQCASGRFGVHPRYLKAGVAIEIKIGQGAKPGIGGHLPGEKVDEEISMTRMIPVGTDALSPAPHHDIYSIEDLKQLIYALKEATNYEKLVFVKIAAVHNVAAIASGIVRAGADVIVIDGFRGGTGAAPTMIRDHVGIPVELALAAVDERLRKEGIRNQISIIVSGGIRCSADVVKAIALGADAVYIGTAALIALGCTLCQHCYTGKCPWGIATNDPKLRKRIKPEEAAKRLVNLVKAWGHEIKEMLGAMGINALESLRGNRERLRGIGLNEKELSILGIKHAGE
- the nifA gene encoding nif-specific transcriptional activator NifA — its product is MNQIACLYEISQALSNLDLKNSLKKVLNILGNYMNIRRGAISIFDPQTAEIHIEVAYGLSAEARRRGRYRLGEGITGEVVATGRPIVVPIISQEPRFLNRTLSRSETEKKQTSFFCVPIKASEQVLGTLSIDKKFEGENTLEEDLKFLTVVAALVAQTVRNLLLFEAEKKRLEEENIKLKEKLQEKFKFSSNIIVGRSKVMEDVFRLIYQAAKSDATVLIRGESGTGKELVANAIHYNSARASGPFIKINCAALPETLIESELFGHEKGAFSGAYTTKKGQFELADGGTIFLDEISELNLHLQAKLLRVLQEGEFYRVGGTKPIRVNIRIIAATNQNLEEAMKKNAFREDLYYRLNVFPIYLPPLRERRTDILLLAEHFLEEFNKKYNKQIRRISTPAIDLLVKYHWPGNVRELKNCIERAVIICDENVIRCYHLPPTLQTAESTQTQKGNSLKLAVENLEREMIIEALKVTKGNCSQAAKRLDTTLRILNYKIKKYGIDPSMFKIKI
- a CDS encoding glutamine amidotransferase family protein, translating into MQVSKEISGCGLTGFLHKKGKKISGDLIVTSIANMHERGSGLGGGFAAYGIYPEYSDYYALHIMYEDNLAKKETESLLKENLYIAYEEVIPQRKNRFVSNPPVLKRYFVKSKSSSSPDDEIVKEVMKINLYIKGAFVFSSGKNMGVFKGVGFAEDIADFFKIDEYKGYIWIAHTRFPTNTPGWWGGAHPFSLLDWAIVHNGELSSYGINKRYIEMFGYHCCLLTDTEVVAYLLDLLIRRHKLPLEIACKILAPPFWDEIERMPEEEKKLYTTLRVVYGSALLNGPFAILFSFKDGLVGLNDRIKLRPLVCAETEDMVFMASEECAIRAICKEEANIYVPKAGEAVIARLGNA